The Chanos chanos chromosome 9, fChaCha1.1, whole genome shotgun sequence genome includes the window CAATGAAGTTCTTGTaaccaagaggaaaaaaaaaatcgacggTAAAAGGACACCAGTACTTACTGAGGCATTTGACTTTTCCTGTCCATTGACCACGACGACAGGTCATGTGGTGATTTCGAGAGATTGTATATTTTGCCTGGCATTGATATTCCACTCTGTTGCCCTCCTCATATTGCTTTTTCACAGTGCTTATCACTTTTCCTGATTCAATGACCGGTGGTGTTCCACACTGGCCTTGTCCGCTCGCTATAGAAATAAGGTTAGATGGAGATCATCTGTTACAAGAACCACAGACCAACGGCAAAACAGTGACACCTAAACTTGAAAGTGATTAAATAAGAGTAGTAAACTTGTTTAACCCTATAGCAAGTagactattattattgttgttgttgctgttgtttacACTGGTAAAGTGGtattttttcatgaattttcGCATTTAGAAAATGGAACTGATAAGGTTCATATTGAGTGGACATATAAAAATGAAGTTTCACAGTATATGCACTGGTCACCTTatacagaaatgtaactacaaaCTTATCAGGGTCTGATGTGAGACAgttcaaatcatttttataaacGGTTCTATCTGAAAAATTCCAGCTGAAAACCTTCATATTTCTCTGTGCCCTGAGGCTGCCTGTGTGTTCTGGCAAGTAGTGATATTAAACATGTCTACGCACGAGAACATTTGCCTCCTTCGGATTTAACCCATTCTCTGCCTTTACAAGAGTAAAAGATTGGTCTCTCAGATTTGTAGCCAGGCATACAGACGTACTGCAGCACATCCCCCTCAGAATATGTGTTCTTCACAGACTTTTCAGACACTTTGGTGTTTTCCTCCCCTGGAAGTTGCTTAGGGCACTCTGTGAAAGCAGATAagagatttctctctccctcttttattttttcactgcgTACAAATGTAATACGTTTATTCAGCTACAATCAATAATTTAACATCATTCataataattcaaaataattcaaataaaatgacacGGGTATGCGACCACAGAACAATGGCAAAACAGCGCAGTTCCTCTCTATTAATCTAATTTTACCTCATCCCTAAAACACCTAAGCTTGTCAgtcaataaataataataacctgCTGCAACTTGCTGGTGTTGTTCGTGCATTTGTTTCAACTTTGATTCTTTATGAGAATGAAAACAATCAGAAGCGTGTCTTCACCTTCATAGGTGGGAAATGTGTGATTCTACCTTCCATTTAATGAGCAAATAACCACATCTACTGCTCTCAGATCTTCAGTTGACTGTTTGCATGAGAAATACAGCTTGCCCCCAAGTTTACTGGGAGAGACAGTTCCGATAGATCCACTACCATTTCTATCTCTATTTCTATCTTTGTATAAGTAAATGGTGTCTGGAACTCAGAGATCTAAGATGTTCTGGTCTTCGGAACACCATTTCTAAGAACATCATTTTTGTCCTCTATTCACTGAATCTGGAGTTTCTCCGTGGGACGGGGTGGAAAAAGGCATTCAGCAGGGGCAGTGGGATCGAAACACATCTTAGAACAGCAGTCATGGATATGAGAGGAGAAATCAGTAAGCTGCTTACCTTTCTCCTGGCAGgcagatcacacaaacacatatatatcaACAATCAACCATCAGTTATGAATGCAGGGACATCACGGCATCAGGTGAAAAGAAATTTCTGTACAGTTTTAAAATATCTTCaatttatatttctgttttaactgTCCAGCTGTCTCTAGATCAGTTGAGGAAAAAAAGCCTGGAAAGTATGTCTGTCAGGGATTAACTTGGTGAAACTCGCCATGGCAATGACCTTTCCCAAACCCTTCAACCACTGAACCCCTTTCCACGTAGGAAAATACAtcctctttcaaaaaaaatgaaaagcaacaatacaggcaaataaaaataaatggctTGAAACTACGGCCTATATTATTACGAGTGGAAGCCCTGAAAAAATTCTAAGATTAGAGTCAGGAAAATTacactgttcatttcttttcagtttcaggAAAATAAAGACAATACCTTTTCCTCTGTCAGTATTAGTGTTTCCTTTACAGACAAaggtaaagagaaataaaagacacTTTCATGTCAGAAAAGACACAGCTGAATCTAatggaaaaagacacagacttaAACAGGTACTGAGTCTGTAATGCAGCAGAGTTAATATATGCAACCAAATAACagcaacatttatttttttctctgtacctTCATAAAAACATCTCTCACAAATGTTTTTCTGCAGGAAGCAGACTGCAAGATTAGCCGTGATTCCAGTATAACTCCttaacagacacatttaaatcaATAACAAACAATGCAAGAGatatttctttgaaaatgatTGTGTAATGAACTAAATAATTTGTAAAGAACTGGCTTCCTCTTTTGGGTATTATGGTGCATGAATCTATTTTTTAACAGGACTGTGTGGACAGTGACTTTTTCACAAAACAGATACTTTCAGATACTGCTATCACTCACCATTGGTATGacagaaaactttctttaaatGCTGCCCATCTTTAACAGTAATGAAGCCTTGAGAACAGATCAGTGCTATAATCTGTCCAGGTTGCAAGAAGATTTTGCTCTCTTGTTCACTCActgcaaacaagaaaaaagtatatttttgtCATCTAATATCTTAGGTTGTATTCTTCCTTTGAGTGGAATCTTTGTTTTCAATCTTTGTGTTGCTAAATGTAAGTCCATACTTATTCATACATTGCTTAAGAAAACATCTCTGGGTATACATGGGATCTCTATGATGCTTATAAACACAAATCATAAAACTTGTCGTAAGATTTCTGCACCTTTCTGCATTTTCCCAACAATTTATTCAGATAATCTGTATTGCAATCTATATTTTAAAGCACTGTACTATCATAGTAATAATTCATTTTCTCCACACATTGCATACATAGCGTACATAtacttttccttttaaaaaggataatgtttaaaactgtattttgcTGTGAAATGTGCTCCTGTCATCTGCAAACTGTAGTGCAATGTAGTGAACTAAAAGCTTGAAAGTGCAATTTAAAAATCATCCCGGAGCATTTTCTTCagtctcagaggaaaaaaaaattccctacCTGTGTCTGTAGATGAACAATCCACGCTGacacatacaaaaaataaaagaaatagaTTTGACTTCATGTTTTGAAAACATGTAGCTGACTCTGAGTGAGCTGGTCAAACTGTATCTGTGACCTGAGGATCTTGCTTTTTATATGCTCTCCTCCCATCTTGCATTTATTGAGTCATCTAAATAATATCCAATGTCTGTTTTCCTTTACAGAGACATCATTAGTCTCCTCCTCAATGTCCAGTTCTTGCTCCGAGAGTTGTATTCTCTAAGTCAACAGCCAACCAACCGCATGATCAACCCACTACAAAGTAATGGTATAGTTTTGACTGAATGTCTCTGATTGtgacatgaacaaaacaaatcctgtatcgatccaaaaacaaaacgaccaaaaacatgaaatataccTGTTAGGCCTCTATTCTTACTTCTTCCCTCTGCTGGTCTTCTAGgtcactgttttctttggtttagTCTgcgttttatttcatttgtttcattagtCCATCACTGAATCACAGGTTAAACATGTTCTCTGTTCATTagccttgttttcatttttgtacaaGTGCTACTTAGTTCTTTCAGTTCCTtatgaagtgtttttttcccttgtttttctgagaatacagacacacgtccttgtttttttctcttcctaaTCTGTCATCTTTGTTGTGCCATTGAACGTTGGATTGTTCCATTAGACTAAAAGTTCAGTGTATGCATCCAGTCTCCCACAGTATTCCTGACAAGACCGTTACAGACCGCCCATGTGAAGAACTTGAATTTCTTTATGAAGCACATACTGTTTTgcacaggatttttttttattttccttatgTTCTGGCTTCAGCTTTCCAGTTATCTGGCGACGTGAAATGTCAGCCAGCCACTGCTAGTTTCGGAAAGAACGTTAGTGTTTAACAGAACTGCTTTTCTTTACTCAGTGAAACTCTGTTATATGGAAGAGCAAAATTACAAAGTCATTTTACTCATGAGATTTTCGTGTTacattactgttttcatttccgttcagttttatttagaaatcttttctttctcttaaccATAGACAGTTTAACACAGACGCTTTACAGAATACTAGGCATTCAGGCCAATGAACACTCAGTAGTGGAAAAATCTTCAACTATAATAAGCAGAAAGCTTGAAAGGAGCCATGACTCATGAGGAGGGACCCATCACCCTCTGCCTAGCACCAGACAGGGGACGACTGAAGTTGCCAGGTTGACAGATGTTTCTAGAGTAAAAGGTTGGAATAGTTTGTTTTGTGGAACACtgtcacaagaaaaaaaatatagtaGATAGTAGTGGCTCCTCCCAggacattcatttgtttaactgCAAAGTGAGTGAAGGTCAGAATTAATCAGGGAAACTTCCGTAGGATTTAGGGCAGGCCCTGGACTAATTTTAACGATCACATTTTACTGATGTTGTTTCTATGCTTGGACAAATAACTtttacagagcacagacaaCAAATGACATAAGGGATGCACATGAATTTAaagtaatttcatttatttcaacatGGAGCAAAATACAGTCATATGCGTATGAATAAGGGTAGATTCTTTACTGAGTTTTCTTTAGGAACACTCATCTAAATCAGTGTAAGAAAGGCCAAAATTAGGCACAACGAGGCAAAGGCATAACACCGTCAATACACTGCTGTCGGAGGCCAGGACTGCCTGTCTGGAGAGATTTCCACCAATTGCATTTGAAAGAGATAAAATCCAAATGTTCTGAGTACATTTTTCTTTGGCGACCATGGGCCAGGTGTATCTTATTCTTATCCATTTCCTCAGTTGTGACTGTACAGGGTTCTGAAACAGAGTGTTTTCAGCTCAGTAGACATATGTTTCtatgaataaaatgtcttttatagTAATGACAGAAGAGGAAGATTTGTGTGGGTGACAGTATGTCCCTACTCCTGAAGTCTCTGAATCAAGTTGCTTAATTAAAGATGTTACATTCAAATATCACATGttaaaacaaattcttttaTATGCAGCTCTGTTCTCCAAAGCAATCTGGATTTCATTAAGACATCTGATTTAAATGGAGTCCCTCCATCATTCTCAGAAAAAACTAAAGTAATGCTCTTGCATATTTGAGAACAGACATTTATTGTAAAACCCATGAGGTTAAGGTAGAAGCGCAGCAGAACTTACTCATGCATCTTATTGTTCCTGTCCATTGGCCATCACTGCAGGTCATGTAGGGATTTCCAGAGATTTTGTAGTACGTCTTGCATTTATATGTCACTCTTTCCCCATCCTCATACTGGTCTTTCACAAAATCGATGACATCTGCAGACTCAGCAGTCGGTGGCAGACTGCAGCGCCTTTTTTCTTTAGTTAAACCAAAAGGCATTCAACCACTTGCATTAAccttatttcaaaatgttttaaataattcattttagaACAGcaattttttctcttctccacaaTAAGAGATACCTTCACATGTGGGAAATGGGTGATTCCATCTTCCACTCCGTGTACAGATAACTTTTGCCTCTCCTCTCAGAATCATATTTGGGTCTTTGCAAGAGAAACTTCGTGCTTCTCCAGGTTTTGCTTCATTTTGGGATCCACCCAAAATTCGAACGTTATTTCTTTTCTCAGGTATACACACAACCTCtggaaagaaacagaaggaaaTCACCTGTTATAAGGAACATGGACCAGTGCCAAAACTGCAATGATTCCTCTCTCTTAATCTAATTAGACTTCATTCCCAAGACACCTAACTTCGCAAGTCattcaacatttttattctgtgaaGCATGTTGGTCATGTTAACTAAAACAGTAGATGTAGAGGTAAACTGAAACAGTGGTTGAATGAGTGAAGATGTAAACTGAAACAGTGGTTTAATGAGTGAAGATGTAAACTAAAACAGTGGTTGAATGATTGAAGATGTAAATTGAAACAGTGGTTGAATGAGTGAAGATGTAAACTGAAACAGTGGTTTAATGAGTGAAGATGTAAACTAAAACAGTGGTTGAATGAGTGAAGATGTAAATTGAAACAGTGGTTGAATGATTGAAGATGTAAACTGAAACAGTGGTTGAATGAGTGAAGATGTAAACTAAAACAGTGGTTTAATGAGTGAAGATGTAAACTAAAACAGTGGTTGAATGATTGAAGATGTAAATTGAAACAGTGGTTGAATGAGTGAAGATGTAAATTGAAACAGTGGTTGAATGAGTGAAGATGTAAATTGAAACAGTGGTTGAATGAGTGAAGATGTAAATTGAAACAGTGGTTGAATGAGTGAAGATGTAAACTGAAACAGTGGTTGAATGATTGAAGATGTAAACTAAAACAGTGGTTGAATGATTGAAGATGTAAACTGAAACAGTGGTTGAATGAGTGAAGATGTAAATTGAAACAGTGGTTGAATGAGTGAAGATGTAAATTGAAACAGTGGTTGAATGAGTGAAGATGTAAACCAAAGGACCTTCACATGTAGGGAATGGGCTGCTCCACTTTCCACCTGTTGAACACGAGACCTCTGTTGCCCCTCGTAGCCCCAACGTAGGATCGTCACAATCAAATTGTAACCTCTGGCCATACTTCAATGGTGAATCATCGTACGGCTGTCCACTTATCACCAGGTGGTCATCTGTTTTTTCTACAGAGCAACGTATCtctggaaaatgaaaacagaatcaTTCAGGAGGGGTGCGCTAGTGCAGCAGGAGCGTGTGCAGCTGGAACTCATTTTATGAATATTGTTTTGTGAATATAATGATCAACTTGACAGGTGTTACTGATTTTATGTACACTGCTAAGtggtttgttttgatgatgatgctgatgatggcAATGATGATGATTGATGTCATTGTTATGATATTTGGTCGTACCCTTCCAATTCAA containing:
- the LOC115820626 gene encoding complement factor H, translating into MNLGYLVFVLILCDLTDASPAGKVCPEQLPEVANATVSQNSLKNTYTEGDELRYMCMPGFTPQGRISFTCERQQWIKTNRGHCSPRRCELPEDIPNGQYRIIHGTDFVIGATIKYTCNEGYNMMSRVDIRTCLIEGWDNRLPQCEEIRCSVEKTDDHLVISGQPYDDSPLKYGQRLQFDCDDPTLGLRGATEVSCSTGGKWSSPFPTCEEVVCIPEKRNNVRILGGSQNEAKPGEARSFSCKDPNMILRGEAKVICTRSGRWNHPFPTCEEKRRCSLPPTAESADVIDFVKDQYEDGERVTYKCKTYYKISGNPYMTCSDGQWTGTIRCMKPCTVTTEEMDKNKIHLAHGRQRKMYSEHLDFISFKCNWWKSLQTGSPGLRQQCIDGVMPLPRCA